Proteins from one Chroococcidiopsis sp. CCMEE 29 genomic window:
- a CDS encoding 2Fe-2S iron-sulfur cluster-binding protein: MGVSVHFLPDDVTVEAEVGEPLLDVAERAGVLIPTGCQMGSCYACEVEVEEGNTIRACITAVPPGRSHLTINLFVDPTW; this comes from the coding sequence ATGGGCGTTAGCGTGCATTTTTTACCGGATGATGTGACTGTTGAGGCAGAGGTGGGAGAGCCACTGTTGGATGTAGCTGAACGCGCTGGGGTTTTGATTCCTACTGGATGTCAAATGGGTTCGTGTTATGCCTGTGAGGTGGAAGTAGAGGAGGGAAATACCATCCGCGCTTGTATTACAGCAGTGCCACCAGGGCGATCGCACTTAACTATTAATTTGTTTGTCGATCCAACTTGGTAG